TCCAATGTTGCCACTGTCACTATATCTTATAggaaaaagagaattttaattCCGAGAATCAcctaattttaactttaactaTTTTGGAAAGGACTAACGTAGCTTTctaatatgttaaaatttgtAGTGATATAGTTATTTGCATTTAGTGTACTAATTACAGAACTACattaattacaaatttgaataatagcTGAAATGTTACTCTGCGCTATACTGCTCTGGCAACACCAGTTAATCACATTTTGATCATCAGCTGATATTGGAAATGTTTCGGATTAGGTAGCACTCACGCGAGTAGATATTTATCTTTCTTATGCGTGCTGAGGAAAACAAGAACAGAAACAATGAGAAcagaaaaacttattaacaACCGTCAAATTTGCATTCTTATGTCTATTATTTTAAACCCAGAAAAGAGATGTGAAGGCTATGTAAACAAAATTGGAatcatttttcaagaaatttgccagatggctctttatatttataatctatttttaaagtaatgcCAATGTTCCTTTAGTATGCATTTAACTGTAAAAACGTAAAGAGTTCCAATATGTGCAATATCTTAGACAGACACTGCTTCTTGTTTCTTTTAGCATTCTCTCTATTCTGTTCTATTTGTTACCTTTCCCAAGCACAAGCGGATTCAGTGAATTCACCATTATCCTCAAACAAGACGAATTCAGTGAGTTTCGTGCCATCGAAACAGGATGCCTCGTCCACCGCAAAGGTACAGGTGCCTTCGTCTATGCCGATGCATAAAAGTCGAGAACGCGTATTTGACTCCAAGTTAAATGAAGCTACTTTAGAAGGGGCTAAGCCTGTTCAAGAAGAGCCTCCACAAGTTGACAAAGAAAAACCTATTGTGCCAAAAAAAGGAGTGAGTCCTCCCCCTGAGATTCTTCCTAAGGCTAACTCCAATATTAATGTTAGTTCAACCAACAAAACTGTTCATTCGAAGCCTATTATAACAGAATCAGACAAAGACTATTTTGAACATAATAGTAGTAAAGACACAAACACTTTGACAATAGATCAAATTGATCCAAGAATAATTGGATTGAAAGATAGTACTAGATCCAGATATATCATTCCAATTGTTGCTGTGATTTTCTCTGTTCCCCTTGtttctattttgttttcaCTGTTGTATAAACAAGGCAAGGATTGGTGGCAGCATCGCAAATATAAGAAAATGGACTTTTTAGTTGACGGAATGTATGACAATTGAATTCTGTGAGAGTGCATTTTTTTTGCACAATGATTGTTACAACTTATTATATAGatgttattacttttttttattaggtaCTGTTTCTTACTTATTAATACAAATAGCTTATATTTTTTGCActattgtttttgaaaaatgtaaaatttcaacatttaaacaattttaaaattttgtttaacaatattttacataaaataatagtGGTTGTTAATCAATTCAACAGCCTTCATAAGCCATGAAGTGCCTTAAAGCAATCAACCGTTGTGATacattttattcatatttttatatattgctTGATATTGATTAATGTAAGTCAATATAGAtactttataataaaacattgtGCTTCCATAACTTATTGGTTTCACTTAGTTCACTATAAATAATAGAGgtcaacaaacaaaaacttattttgataTCTGTAGTTAATGGCcactttcaaatatctcagTATTTTTAACTTGTTTCTAGCTGCTACAGAAGCAAATTCtcgaattaaaatatttttttctataaccAGTTAGGTGagaaaaattaggaaaactAGAAAAATACTAGGGAAAAGTAGACTCAAAATTTGTGTTGTCACATGGAATTAATATATGTAAGTATGTTGAGTAACACCTTACATGTAAATGTTTTCACTTaaagaaacagaaaaactATGGCATTAAGACAGAATTTATTCATAAACAAATCATACATTCAATAATAATCTCCTTAATGCAAAGTACAGTTTTGAGTGCATATCAGTATCcctatgaatattttaaaatcaaccTTCAGGCTCATTTATGATATTACATCACCCCATATATCGGAAATGCAGAAGAAATTGATAGAAAACAAGACACTCCAAACTTACCCTTGAACTCGACTCAATAACCAACAATTAAGGCACAAATGAAccttataaattattgttctCGGGTTTCATGCCTCTATATTATTTATCACCCACACAAATCACAGCCCTCCATTATTCTTTGCTTCGATTCCTGCAATTTCCTAACTAATTTAGTTTGGAATGTCTTGGATAAGAAACGATTTAGTCCTTCAATCGTCCAGTTATTAAATCTACTGTTGCTTTAAATCATGTTGCATTTTCCAATATTGCATCTTGGTCAACTGAGTATCTGGTATTGCCACTCGAGGAGGAATGAAACTCAACATCATAATGTGCCTCAAGTAGGCGCGAGTCTGTCTAAAAGCAGCATCAGTTCCATGAATTCGGTCCAGTACTCCTAATACTCCAAAACAGTTGTTAAATCTAAGAAATTGAGAATagtttaaaattcacaaatttgCACACTATAGAGCGTTCATCTAAGAATTATAGTGCTATTAAACGGAATCGTTGGATTTTTAAGTATATGAATTACATCTCTATaccaattttcttcttaagcTAATAAGTTTTAGTCTTTGCTAACTATATTGCTTTCaggtcaaataaaaaaaacttgttattggtacatgaaaatttgaatgagATTATTTTAGTTTGAACTCCTatatattttctgaaattaagATTCTCTACTCTGTTTATACATATCCAAACTTAGTTtgattttggtttattttagaacaccctgtatgaaatTTCTGAttcaatttatatataaaCTCTAAGTTAACAACTTACTTCAAATGGTGAAAGTCATGGGCTTCCGGACTAGGGAAGAAGGGCATATGATAGCCAGAATGGGCATTTAAAGTACTAAGTATGGCTATAGTAAACCATAACCAAGCAGTGGCTACATGCGAACCCATAAGTAGCACCCCCAAAAACGGAGGTACCAAATTTGAGAATATATGTTCAACTGGGTGGCAATAAATGGCGGTTACCGCAATTGGTGCTGTCCATTCGTGGTGCTGCTTgtgaatatatttataaatgtgCTTGCCGTGAAGGAATCTGTAAAATAACTAATAGTATCTTTTCTCGGTTAAAGGTAATTTAAGACACCTGTGTGAATAGTAAAAAGCAGCTTCTTCGACTAGAATATGAATAGCTAACTCGTACAACACCCAGTGAAATGTAGGTAATTCCCGAATTCCTGGAAAGCCCCGCAATGTCATCGCGTAATACATAACATAGGATGAAGGAATGCCCACGGCAATTTGATTCATTAGCACGCTCCATATAACTTTTATAAGTTTCTTGTTATCCACTGGCTCATTGGTTCCCGGTTGTATTTTGTAACGTCGAAGTACTTTAGGTTTATTGGTTAAATCCATAATGGTATAAATCCCACCAATCAACCAATAAACCCCGAAGGTAATGGCAGTGGATCCAAACACCCATAGAAATAGAGGATCCTCGCCTGCTACGTTTAGGAATTTGTCCCATTGTGCTTGCCAGAAATCACCTGAAGCACCCCAAAATTTTTGAGCATGCCTAGAAAAGGGTTGTTGATTGTTATTCAGTTTTCCcaaatatttagtaaaaaggaaaatcgGCGACaaaagatttttccaaattaaagaGAAGTAAACAGTTCTACAAACCTGAAggcttaaaacaaaatttcgtgCATATTAAGTTGAATTAAATTGCTCCAAATTGTGTTGTGTTGGAACTTAATATTGTTTCAATTATTGTGGACACTCTGTACCTCGTAAACGAAGCTTTTGCGGATCTATGTTAAcatgatatttttctattttaaaagcTCTATCGAATGTTAAAGCTATGGTAATAAACAGGAACACACTATATATTATAGTTTATTGATAAATCTCTTGGAGTATACTTAATATAATCTAAAGAtcatgaatgattttttttaaatccgcTAAACGAACTCGCCTTCCGTAACGTTCACATTAAATTCTCAGAGTTATGTTATACTTAATTAAGTAACTTTCTATCGAATGAACTTTGCTTTGGCTACGCCTAAATTGTAATATAATAGTATAAATACGCAACTGTTCCGCAAGCTTGTTTTTACGTTTCAGGAACGATTAAACCAATtgggaaataataaaacaaagaacACATTACATTTTCTCGTCAACATAGAGCAATTAGTGTTATATCGTTCACAGGTACTTAAGCCACAACATACTTAATGACGTTGTTGCCCAATTTTATGTTTGTTACCGCTAAAGACAAAAATCAAAAGGTGACCATTTCGTAGGTGTTATCTTACACGGCAGCAAGAACTTAGTAATTTTATCGTAAAATACGCAACTATTGATAACATTTTGTATGCTAAGGGTTAAAGCTTAAAACTGCTGTCTTCACAATCGTTTAAGTTTATACATTTGTCTCCACCAAGACTATATAGATATACCTACTTAGCTACTCTCTATATTCAAGACAACTGCACAACtcatgaaattaaattattataaaagaaGAGCATAAGCGTAATTACATGTAGTATTTTACTAGGCATTTTATTTGAACAGTTGTTCTCCTACCTAATTATTggatgataaataataattttctccatttgaactgtgaacaacGTAGATATTACGCGTCGCGAACGGCGAACACAACAGACTAaaccaatttttcaataataatactaATGAGACCAATCGCCATAATCACTACTAGACGTATTTGTGGTTACGAAAGTTTGAATCCAAACAAGGACCAAGTGAAATAATTCggtgtaaaaatatatacttaTTTGTTGAATGTATTTACTTATTAGTTATGAATTTATCTTCTGAGTATAATTTAACTGACGAAATCGTTGGATAATTGTAGGCAAATACATTTGATATTTCggtattttcataattaaaatgaaattagttAATGAAATGACCCAagaaataatctcaaaaataatCCCATAATAtctgaatgaaaaatgttgttaatttctcaataatgGTACAAGTGTTAAAAGGCGATTaacgccctacgtttacgATTCACCGACTACTGCaaggtttttttaacgatcacCTGTTATTTACCCAATATTTATCTAATTACATTATTACCAAATAACATGAGTAAAGTTTTACCAAGTTATAGTATTCCTTGCAGCAGCAAAGATAACCAAGGCCGTGCCAATAACAACCAAAACACTTCCAAGGGATGATAAAATCGAACTGGGTTGGTCTTTATAGAAAggattttcataattttcatgtCCTAGGACCGACGGTTCTACTAGTAGATTAGGTTTAGGCCTCTTTAAGTCATTGTTGTGGGCTGTAGCTGAGGAATTTGGCTCTTTTGACATTTTCAACCTATAAATTGAAGTGATAATCCTgagtgaaaattttctttttcaaacatttttagattgtAAATTAACCATctaaatacaatatttatgaatttatttgcTATTTGATTGGTTATGTAAATGAGACTGAAATAGTTAATTGAAGACCATGGAGGATTAAATAGCAATTTAGCAATAACCATAAGAGTTTACTTTCACTAATATAACATTCAACCAATCATTCAACTTACCGTAATGCAATATatctatacatataatatacaaagtctaaaacaatattaaatacaCACTGACACTATAGTCAAGTCATCTTGATCCAATTTAAAAACCTTCTTTTTGTGAAACTCATAACCACCCCAGAATAACTGatgagaaataatttataggATTGCTTATGAATTCCTTATGTTAGACACATTTAAGCATCAAGTAATAGTAGTAGATTATACAATTGGGAGCCATATAAACAGCAGAAGAtatttccaattattattaagctaAAATGTGAAGATATAGTATATTCAATGAgcatttcaaaaactgaagaaattgcaaaataaaatatctaaaaatccAGAAcctttttgagatattgttTCTTGACAAGGAATGATTGGCAACATCAagtttaaatgaataattacaTTCACTGGTTCTattttttcatagttttctaAACACTTTATAGTTTTGTGATATGCTGTCAACTATGGACCTGCCTACCcctaaatgtttttctttaacttgGTTTTGTAAGGTCAAAATAAAGACTGTGGTGGTGACTACTAAACTATTATCCTTTTTGTAATAACTAGTGAATTATAAAGTAAGCAAATAGATATATATTACTCTTGATTATTAAACACAGTGTTATCTGAATGTTGGAACATCAGGGTTTTTCTTTacctaataaataattatttacttatacCTAGTaggttaaaataaacaaaaaaaataattttcaaacatattttaatagattaaatatttaaacataccctatttacatatattatattaaaaaaaaaagggattaCCTTAGTGTGAGTACAGCCTATGTTAACTTCTTCAATAATCGAATCTACTAAACTAATCTCAACTAAGGTACCAAGGGTTATTTTAGAATGAAGGGTCAGAAAGAGACTTGGAGGAACCTCAAGGTACCCAAGTGAGTGACTTATTGATTATCCCTgcagaaattaaattgtttgatGTTCTACTGGAGTTCaccaaattatgaaaattaccTAACATCTGAACTTCTGGACTTCAGACATTAACTATAATCCaaatgatgtattttttaaattttacaataaacttTCAATTGAGTAAAATTATCTATTAATTTACGCCGAATTTAAGAACCCTGCATTTTTACAGAAGTATTAAGAACAGATGTGTTTGCAAtttattgattaataatttagctAGAATTCACCATAAGCGGCTAAGCACTTAAATTGTGTTTACATTCAACAAAAATAGCTGGGAAAGGAATAAATCAATACCAAAATAAACACGTAGGTACTAGCTTCATGTCCTGTttctttaaattgatttaaatacaGTGTTTCTGTTACCTGTTTGTCTCCTGTGGGAATCTATAATGTTTACGACATGGGAATTACATGGTATTCAgcaatactttttttttttttctattaatttaaaaaacaagccTGGACTCCAAACACCATTCAATATACAATGTATTTCTATTTCTAAATTCACTGAAAAGAACACTCAAAACAAAGTGAGAGAAGTGTCAAATGTCAAAAGGAATTTAATGGAAGTATCACTTGGAGAAACTGGGAAAGAAAATAGAGATGCGAGATCCGATACCGTCCAATATAGAGAAGGACAAATTGTGATCGACATTAGATGTGAAACTTTGGTAAGTTTAAGCATCCGTTTGTCATGCCATATAAAAATCCTAACCTCACAAAAGTCGAAAATGGCGAATGTTTTGCCcggaattttaagaaatttcagaaaactATCTTTGAAAAGCTTGCAAAATGCTTTTCATCAACCTATTCAACCATTTTATGTTAACTCAGCAGTAAGTGCAATAGTGCGTAATAACTTTTCAAATCAACCAACAACCTATGAAGTTGTTTCTGAAGATGATTACTCCATTGTGAAGGGTAGGTTTCTTGCTCAAAGTAGTCTTTAGGGTATAATTAATGTTACCACTGTTGCTCTTATATTTCGGACATTCCAGAGTGAACAACATACTCAAAAGAGCACAAAAACTTGCACAGTGTTGATTGTTTTAACTCTTATCACTTCAGTATCCACCTTTTGAGGTCATTCTGATCTCAAGTACAATAGAGTAAAGTTGAGACAATTGACTGAACAATTTACCATAGAAAATAACAGCGATCACATTTGATACCTAGTCATAGCCTCTATAAACATTCAAGTTTCTGCTTATCCAGTCTATTATTTGTGTCTCCAATGAGAGAATGTGTTCCTCAATATACTCACAAGATAGACATcataaaaatactgaaaaattgtCAATATATGTGCTAAGCataataaattctttaaaatgtgTTATATTCCCAACAATTTAGAAGCTCAGTATTCAAGAAATATTGATACATACATAGTTGTACTCATGACACATCAACATGccaaatcaataaatatatttttagagaaattattattattatcacaGGTGGTATAACATTCTgagtataaattaaaaaaatgtcagaaCATCATTTTCCAACAGAAAATTATTCTCAAACCCTTATCATCAATATctaatgttaattaattaaagataatgttaaaaataattcatagcTACCTTGACTAAAATCAATACTCAAGTTGCACAATCTAAAGAAGGAAGACTTTTTGCCATTGTCCACATAAGTGGTAAACAGCAGAAAATCACTGAAGGGGATGTACTAATTGTTGAGGGATATTGGCCCCCAGAGTGTGGAGACAAAATATCACTAAATAAGGTAAGTGTCCTTACATGGTAAGGAAACTGAATAAAAGTAGTCAAAAGTGGGACATGATAGGTTACAATCTTAAAATGCATATATctaattatatgtatataatcaCATCCTGTAGATACTAAAGTATTAAGCATTTATATCATAAATACTTTCCTTAAATGTATACTCAATACTAATTAACCagaaataatgaatataataTAGCTTTTATGATCAAATTTTGCCTTGCTTTA
The nucleotide sequence above comes from Euwallacea similis isolate ESF13 chromosome 16, ESF131.1, whole genome shotgun sequence. Encoded proteins:
- the LOC136413929 gene encoding uncharacterized protein, producing the protein MCNILDRHCFLFLLAFSLFCSICYLSQAQADSVNSPLSSNKTNSVSFVPSKQDASSTAKVQVPSSMPMHKSRERVFDSKLNEATLEGAKPVQEEPPQVDKEKPIVPKKGVSPPPEILPKANSNINVSSTNKTVHSKPIITESDKDYFEHNSSKDTNTLTIDQIDPRIIGLKDSTRSRYIIPIVAVIFSVPLVSILFSLLYKQGKDWWQHRKYKKMDFLVDGMYDN
- the mRpL21 gene encoding large ribosomal subunit protein bL21m, translating into MANVLPGILRNFRKLSLKSLQNAFHQPIQPFYVNSAVSAIVRNNFSNQPTTYEVVSEDDYSIVKATLTKINTQVAQSKEGRLFAIVHISGKQQKITEGDVLIVEGYWPPECGDKISLNKVLVAGAADFTLIGRPLVQKGLVDVQATVIEKTLSHTKTHFRKKRRKQYMRTTFFRIPQTYLRINSIRICGEVGNPPEVQGLDKVIF
- the LOC136414211 gene encoding fatty acid hydroxylase domain-containing protein 2 isoform X2, whose translation is MEKIIIYHPIIRHAQKFWGASGDFWQAQWDKFLNVAGEDPLFLWVFGSTAITFGVYWLIGGIYTIMDLTNKPKVLRRYKIQPGTNEPVDNKKLIKVIWSVLMNQIAVGIPSSYVMYYAMTLRGFPGIRELPTFHWVLYELAIHILVEEAAFYYSHRFLHGKHIYKYIHKQHHEWTAPIAVTAIYCHPVEHIFSNLVPPFLGVLLMGSHVATAWLWFTIAILSTLNAHSGYHMPFFPSPEAHDFHHLKFNNCFGVLGVLDRIHGTDAAFRQTRAYLRHIMMLSFIPPRVAIPDTQLTKMQYWKMQHDLKQQ
- the LOC136414211 gene encoding fatty acid hydroxylase domain-containing protein 2 isoform X1, which translates into the protein MSKEPNSSATAHNNDLKRPKPNLLVEPSVLGHENYENPFYKDQPSSILSSLGSVLVVIGTALVIFAAARNTITWHAQKFWGASGDFWQAQWDKFLNVAGEDPLFLWVFGSTAITFGVYWLIGGIYTIMDLTNKPKVLRRYKIQPGTNEPVDNKKLIKVIWSVLMNQIAVGIPSSYVMYYAMTLRGFPGIRELPTFHWVLYELAIHILVEEAAFYYSHRFLHGKHIYKYIHKQHHEWTAPIAVTAIYCHPVEHIFSNLVPPFLGVLLMGSHVATAWLWFTIAILSTLNAHSGYHMPFFPSPEAHDFHHLKFNNCFGVLGVLDRIHGTDAAFRQTRAYLRHIMMLSFIPPRVAIPDTQLTKMQYWKMQHDLKQQ